Proteins encoded within one genomic window of Mycolicibacterium monacense:
- a CDS encoding NUDIX hydrolase, with the protein MSEGEQPKPRRRRGRRRGRRAAGPPQAATDRSTASAEPANGSGPTDTPGTGTPETGAKPTDQARKARPRRPQERLRTVHETSAGGLVIDGIDGPKDSQVAALIGRIDRRGRMLWSLPKGHIEMGETAEQTAIREVAEETGIRGDVLAALGSIDYWFVTEGRRVHKTVHHYLMRFLGGELSDEDVEVTEVAWVPLEELPSRLAYADERRLAEVAHELIDKLHADGPAALPPLPRSAPRRRPQTHSHTRNRRRDESSQTPPGRRTNGCGQGQ; encoded by the coding sequence GTGTCGGAAGGCGAACAGCCCAAACCACGACGCCGCCGCGGGCGACGTCGCGGCCGACGCGCGGCCGGACCCCCGCAGGCGGCGACCGACCGATCCACCGCCTCCGCCGAGCCCGCCAACGGCTCCGGCCCCACGGATACCCCCGGGACCGGTACCCCCGAAACAGGGGCCAAACCCACCGATCAGGCCCGCAAGGCCCGGCCCCGCCGCCCCCAGGAGCGGCTGCGCACCGTGCACGAGACCTCGGCGGGCGGTCTGGTCATCGACGGTATCGACGGACCGAAGGACAGTCAGGTGGCGGCTTTGATCGGCCGCATCGACCGCCGCGGCCGGATGCTGTGGTCACTGCCCAAGGGGCACATCGAGATGGGTGAGACGGCCGAGCAGACCGCGATCCGCGAGGTCGCCGAGGAGACCGGCATCCGCGGTGACGTGCTCGCCGCGCTGGGCAGCATCGACTACTGGTTCGTCACCGAGGGGCGCCGCGTCCACAAGACCGTGCACCATTACCTGATGCGATTCCTCGGCGGTGAACTGTCCGACGAGGACGTCGAGGTGACCGAGGTGGCCTGGGTGCCGCTCGAGGAACTGCCCAGCCGGCTGGCCTACGCCGACGAACGCCGACTGGCCGAGGTCGCCCACGAACTCATCGACAAACTGCACGCCGACGGTCCGGCGGCGCTCCCGCCGCTGCCGCGCTCGGCGCCGCGGCGACGCCCGCAGACCCATTCGCACACCCGCAACCGTCGTCGTGACGAGTCCAGCCAAACCCCTCCCGGCCGGCGGACGAACGGATGCGGACAAGGGCAGTGA
- the sigM gene encoding RNA polymerase sigma factor SigM, with translation MVSFDAVGRSDAQLLADHVAGDRYAFAELFVRHQRQLERLARITSSNREDAADALQEAMLSAHRKAASFRFDSAVSSWLYRIVVNACLDRLRTNRTHATSTLVDDVGSAGDPTARVDTAIVIERALLRLPVEQRAAVVAVDMQGYSVAETARMLGVAEGTVKSRCSRGRAKLAETLRGLDETETASPPPAGRGCHPVPRSARSRRRPTIERAVRHAGGGTPVDRP, from the coding sequence GTGGTGAGCTTCGACGCCGTCGGCCGGTCCGACGCCCAGCTGCTGGCCGATCATGTCGCGGGTGACCGCTACGCGTTCGCGGAGTTGTTCGTCCGCCACCAGCGCCAGCTCGAGCGGCTCGCGCGGATCACCAGCAGCAACCGCGAGGACGCCGCCGACGCGCTGCAGGAGGCGATGCTCTCGGCGCACCGCAAGGCCGCGAGCTTCCGCTTCGACTCCGCGGTGAGCAGCTGGCTGTACCGCATCGTCGTCAACGCGTGCCTGGACCGGCTGCGCACCAACCGCACACACGCCACCAGCACGCTCGTCGACGACGTCGGATCGGCCGGCGACCCGACGGCCAGGGTGGACACCGCGATCGTCATCGAACGGGCCCTGCTGCGGTTGCCGGTCGAACAACGCGCCGCGGTCGTCGCCGTCGACATGCAGGGGTACTCGGTCGCCGAAACCGCCCGGATGCTGGGCGTCGCGGAAGGCACGGTCAAGAGTCGGTGCAGCCGGGGCCGGGCGAAACTGGCCGAGACATTGCGCGGTCTCGACGAGACGGAGACGGCATCGCCGCCGCCCGCCGGCCGCGGCTGCCACCCGGTGCCGCGGTCGGCCCGTAGCCGCCGCCGTCCCACTATCGAGCGCGCCGTGCGTCACGCGGGTGGCGGGACACCGGTCGACCGGCCGTAG
- a CDS encoding DUF6049 family protein, whose product MRTRAVRTVAAPRMTTAVPRLLAALVLLLLTAISTVLPHAAAGEPGAAAFLQLRIDRVTPDVVTTASDPVVTVSGVVRNVGDRTVRDVVLRLEHAPAVDSSSGLRTNLTGNLDQFEPVADFVTVAPELDRGKEVPFTFAYPIRAADGPSLRIESPGVYPLMVNVNGTPDYGAPARLDDARFLLPVLGVPSEPGAESAAETLTSVVPPDTSKPVRLTMFWPLADKPRLAAGIPGGTTPVRLIDDDLAASLAPGGRLETLLAAVDFATGPTVDQGGELGRALCLAVDPDLLVTVNAMTAGYAVNDGPDAGPTTPTRPGTGQEAAVGWLNRLKVLARRMCVTATPYAQADLDALQRVGDPRLGAIATTGAADIVDQILGVPSTRGVTLVGDGPLTGAAAQLLSTQGRTVAVTAATLTARDDATGLGSTADLAPVRYSPNLVAMPFDPTIGAALAGAGAEPAAPTYLDPSLDVPLRHDSAVARRQNAIGSLLWRGLQPDTGPRTQIVVPPLVWSPRPDDAQAVLTSMGTAIRAGLALPRPLREVIAEGDAVPPQPDAGWPADDIGNPRGRIDDAVTSGIAATNGRLSGLTAALGVDERTGLTGIGYTAPLREDMLRALSQSVPPPARDGLARQRLAVVTDTVGDMFGAVRIMNPGGAYTLATERSPLPLALRNDLPVPIRVRLAVNAPPGMTVDDLGEISLPPGYLPLRVPIEVHFTQRVAVDVALRTAEGLPLGEPVRLSVHSNAYGKVLFIITMSAGAVLVLLAGRRLWHRFRGQPDPADLDRPKRAVADRTHEAHAPTDPLDTALRYAPGDQPVGDQK is encoded by the coding sequence ATGCGGACAAGGGCAGTGAGGACCGTGGCGGCGCCACGCATGACGACGGCGGTGCCGCGTCTGCTGGCCGCACTGGTCCTGTTGCTGCTGACCGCCATCTCGACCGTCCTTCCGCATGCCGCCGCCGGGGAGCCCGGCGCCGCCGCGTTCCTGCAGTTGCGCATCGACCGCGTGACCCCAGACGTCGTCACCACGGCCAGCGATCCGGTGGTCACGGTGTCCGGGGTGGTGCGCAATGTCGGGGACCGCACGGTCCGCGATGTGGTGCTGCGTCTCGAACACGCGCCGGCGGTCGACTCGTCGTCGGGGCTGCGCACCAACCTGACCGGCAACCTGGATCAGTTCGAGCCGGTCGCCGACTTCGTCACCGTCGCCCCCGAACTCGATCGCGGTAAAGAGGTGCCGTTCACCTTCGCCTATCCGATTCGCGCCGCGGACGGGCCGTCGCTGCGCATCGAGTCGCCCGGCGTGTATCCGCTGATGGTCAACGTCAACGGCACACCGGACTACGGGGCGCCGGCCCGGCTCGACGACGCGCGTTTCCTGCTGCCGGTGCTGGGCGTGCCGTCCGAACCCGGCGCCGAGTCGGCCGCCGAGACACTGACCTCCGTCGTACCTCCCGACACGTCGAAACCCGTGCGGCTGACCATGTTCTGGCCCCTTGCCGACAAACCCCGGCTGGCCGCGGGCATCCCGGGCGGCACGACACCGGTGCGGTTGATCGACGACGACCTCGCGGCGTCGCTGGCGCCCGGCGGCCGGCTGGAGACGCTGCTGGCCGCGGTGGACTTCGCCACCGGCCCGACCGTGGACCAGGGCGGTGAGCTCGGCCGAGCACTGTGCCTGGCGGTCGACCCGGACCTGCTGGTGACGGTCAACGCGATGACGGCCGGATACGCCGTGAACGACGGACCCGACGCCGGGCCGACCACGCCGACCCGCCCCGGCACCGGACAGGAAGCGGCCGTCGGCTGGCTCAACCGGCTCAAGGTGCTCGCCCGACGGATGTGCGTGACGGCCACGCCGTACGCCCAGGCGGATCTCGACGCGCTGCAGCGGGTGGGCGATCCGCGCCTCGGCGCGATCGCCACCACCGGCGCCGCCGACATCGTCGACCAGATCCTCGGCGTCCCCTCGACCCGCGGTGTCACGCTGGTCGGCGACGGTCCGCTCACCGGGGCGGCGGCGCAGCTGCTGTCCACGCAGGGGCGGACGGTGGCGGTCACCGCGGCCACCCTCACGGCCCGCGACGACGCGACCGGCCTCGGCTCGACCGCCGACCTGGCCCCCGTGCGGTACTCCCCCAACCTCGTCGCGATGCCGTTCGACCCGACGATCGGTGCGGCACTCGCCGGGGCCGGCGCCGAACCCGCGGCACCGACCTACCTCGACCCGTCGCTGGACGTCCCGCTGCGGCACGACTCGGCGGTGGCCCGGCGCCAGAACGCGATCGGCTCCCTGTTGTGGCGCGGTCTGCAACCCGACACCGGCCCGCGTACCCAGATCGTGGTGCCGCCACTGGTGTGGAGCCCGCGGCCCGACGACGCCCAGGCCGTCCTGACCTCGATGGGCACGGCGATCAGGGCCGGCCTCGCCCTCCCCCGGCCGCTGCGTGAGGTGATCGCCGAGGGCGATGCCGTACCACCGCAGCCCGATGCCGGGTGGCCGGCCGACGACATCGGCAACCCGCGCGGCCGCATCGACGACGCGGTGACGTCCGGGATCGCCGCCACGAACGGACGGCTCTCGGGCCTGACCGCGGCCCTCGGCGTCGACGAACGCACCGGGCTGACCGGGATCGGGTACACCGCGCCGCTGCGTGAGGACATGCTGCGCGCGCTGAGCCAGTCGGTGCCGCCGCCCGCCCGCGACGGACTGGCCCGGCAGCGCCTCGCGGTGGTCACCGACACCGTCGGCGACATGTTCGGCGCGGTGCGGATCATGAACCCCGGTGGCGCGTACACCCTGGCCACCGAGCGCAGCCCGCTGCCGCTGGCGCTGCGCAACGATCTCCCGGTGCCGATCCGGGTGCGGCTGGCCGTCAACGCACCCCCGGGGATGACGGTCGACGACCTGGGCGAGATCAGCCTGCCGCCCGGATATCTGCCGCTGCGGGTTCCGATCGAGGTGCACTTCACCCAGCGGGTCGCCGTCGACGTGGCGCTGCGCACCGCCGAGGGGTTGCCGCTCGGTGAACCGGTGCGGCTGTCGGTGCACTCCAACGCGTACGGCAAAGTGCTGTTCATCATCACGATGAGCGCCGGCGCGGTGCTGGTGCTGCTGGCCGGCCGCCGGCTGTGGCACCGCTTCCGCGGCCAACCCGACCCGGCCGACCTCGACCGGCCGAAACGCGCGGTGGCCGACCGGACCCACGAGGCGCATGCGCCTACCGACCCGCTCGACACCGCCCTCCGGTACGCCCCCGGCGACCAACCCGTCGGCGACCAGAAATGA
- the murJ gene encoding murein biosynthesis integral membrane protein MurJ, whose product MSTTGWEPGPPPNRPPDPPPQPFPPPRRIPPPPGAARPGPGRRPPPAPPRQRVPRGPAPRRRAGRPELSDAAVVSRSWGMAVATLVSRITGFLRIVLLAAILGAALSSSFTVANQLPNLVAALVLEATFTAIFVPVLARAERDDPDGGTAFVRRLVTLATTLLLAATVLSVAGAPLLVRLMLGDDPQVNNPLTTAFAYLLLPQVLFYGLSSVFMAILNTRNVFGPPAWAPVVNNVVAIATLVLYLIVPGELSVDPVEMGNAKLLVLGIGTTLGVFAQTAVLLVAIRRERISLRPLWGIDDRLKKFGTMAAAMVLYVLISQIGLIVTNQIASASAASGPAIYNYTWLVLMLPFGMIGVTVLTVVMPRLSRNAAADDIPAVLGDLSLATRLTMVTLIPIVAVMTVGGPAIGTALFAYGNFGETDAGYLGMAITLSAFTLIPYALVLLQLRVFYAREQPWTPIIVIIVVTTVKVIASLAAPAMTDDPELVAGYLGLANGLGFLAGAVVGHFLLKSSLRPPGGRMFDVQVIRTILVTIAASLLAGLLAHVADQLLGLESLTADADGVGSLVRLAVLGLIMVPVIAGVLLAARVPEADAAVAFVRRRLGRSAPAPAASISRPDQPRPAGAFPYSDGRSARPVRRSRGPATGRYDPPVRGTPVHGAGAERWRGPAVSDDSAGDSAAAPDSASTTRISRPAADDFQPDVPETPSAPADRSATAEMPTSGRPPADYGGDPTRESLPFDAPREPAIEAATSDEDVHLIPGATISGGRYRLLVFHGGPPNLQFWQALDTALDRQVALTFVDPDATLPDERVQDILARTLKLSRLDMPGVARVLDVANTGSGGLIVSEWIRGGSLAEVAETAPSPIGGARAIQSLAAAAEAAHRAGVALSIDHPSRVRVSIEGDVALAFPATMPDATPEDDIRGIGAALYALLVNRWPLPETGVPSGLAPADRDPAGDPLEPRAVDREIPFQISAAAAHAVQPDGGIRSAPTLLNLLQQATAVADRTDLISPVDRPDGGTPSRFRGEPDDDPEAQARRKRGLMVGLTVGGVIVVVALIVLATVLSRIFGDVGGGFDGDELGLNAPTTSEEAEGGSTAPGNVVRPVRATVFSPAGGADSPDQAGNAIDGNSTTVWPTDIYSDPNPFPNFKNGVGLMLELPQPTTISSVDVNVSSTGTSVQIRSAQSAEPSSLESTTEMTPSTPLSTGNNTIEVSDASPTSFVLVWIDKLGTVNGESRTDISEITLKGTS is encoded by the coding sequence ATGAGCACCACCGGGTGGGAACCGGGTCCCCCGCCGAACCGGCCGCCCGATCCCCCGCCGCAACCGTTCCCACCGCCGCGCCGCATCCCGCCCCCACCCGGTGCCGCACGCCCGGGCCCTGGCCGACGCCCACCGCCCGCCCCACCGCGGCAGCGCGTCCCGCGTGGTCCGGCCCCCCGCCGCCGGGCCGGCCGGCCGGAACTGTCCGACGCGGCCGTCGTCTCACGTTCGTGGGGTATGGCGGTCGCGACGTTGGTCAGCCGCATCACCGGATTCCTGCGGATCGTGCTGCTCGCCGCCATCCTCGGTGCCGCGCTGTCGAGTTCGTTCACGGTGGCCAACCAGCTGCCGAACCTGGTCGCGGCGCTGGTGCTCGAGGCCACCTTCACCGCGATCTTCGTGCCGGTCCTGGCCCGCGCCGAACGCGACGACCCCGACGGCGGGACCGCCTTCGTGCGCCGCCTGGTCACCCTGGCGACCACACTGCTGCTGGCGGCCACGGTGCTCTCGGTCGCGGGCGCACCCCTGCTCGTGCGGTTGATGCTCGGCGACGACCCGCAGGTCAACAATCCGCTGACGACGGCGTTCGCCTACCTGCTGCTGCCGCAGGTGCTGTTCTACGGGTTGTCCTCGGTGTTCATGGCAATCCTCAACACCCGCAACGTCTTCGGGCCGCCGGCGTGGGCGCCGGTGGTCAACAACGTGGTCGCCATCGCCACCCTGGTGCTGTATCTGATCGTGCCGGGCGAACTCTCGGTCGACCCCGTCGAGATGGGCAACGCCAAACTGCTGGTGCTGGGCATCGGCACGACACTCGGCGTCTTCGCCCAGACCGCGGTCCTGCTCGTCGCGATCCGTCGCGAACGGATCAGCCTGCGCCCGCTGTGGGGGATCGACGACCGCCTCAAGAAGTTCGGCACGATGGCCGCGGCGATGGTGCTCTACGTGCTCATCAGCCAGATCGGGCTGATCGTCACGAACCAGATCGCCAGCGCCTCGGCGGCGTCCGGACCGGCGATCTACAACTACACCTGGCTGGTGCTGATGCTGCCGTTCGGGATGATCGGCGTCACGGTGCTCACCGTCGTGATGCCCCGGCTGTCCCGTAACGCCGCCGCCGACGACATCCCCGCCGTGCTGGGCGACCTGTCGCTGGCCACCCGGCTCACCATGGTCACGCTGATCCCGATCGTCGCGGTCATGACCGTGGGCGGCCCGGCGATCGGCACCGCGCTGTTCGCCTACGGCAACTTCGGTGAGACCGACGCCGGCTACCTGGGCATGGCCATCACGCTGTCGGCGTTCACGCTGATCCCCTACGCGCTCGTGCTCCTGCAATTGCGGGTCTTCTACGCGCGTGAGCAGCCGTGGACGCCGATCATCGTGATCATCGTCGTGACCACCGTCAAGGTGATCGCCTCGCTCGCCGCACCGGCGATGACCGACGATCCGGAGCTGGTGGCCGGATACCTCGGCCTGGCGAATGGTCTCGGCTTCCTCGCGGGTGCGGTGGTCGGCCATTTCCTGCTGAAATCCAGCCTGCGCCCCCCGGGCGGCCGGATGTTCGACGTGCAGGTGATCCGCACGATCCTGGTCACCATCGCCGCCTCCCTGCTGGCCGGCCTGCTCGCCCACGTCGCCGATCAGCTGCTCGGCCTGGAGTCGCTGACGGCCGATGCCGACGGTGTGGGATCGCTGGTGCGGCTTGCGGTGCTGGGTCTGATCATGGTGCCGGTGATCGCGGGGGTGCTGCTCGCGGCGCGGGTGCCCGAAGCCGACGCCGCCGTCGCGTTCGTCCGCAGGCGGCTCGGCAGGTCCGCGCCGGCACCCGCCGCGTCAATATCTCGACCCGACCAACCGCGGCCCGCCGGTGCCTTCCCGTACTCTGACGGCAGGAGTGCGCGTCCGGTGCGGCGGAGTCGGGGCCCCGCGACCGGCCGGTACGACCCTCCGGTTCGGGGAACTCCGGTGCATGGCGCCGGGGCAGAAAGGTGGAGAGGACCAGCGGTGAGCGACGACTCCGCGGGTGATTCCGCAGCGGCGCCCGACAGCGCGTCGACCACCAGAATCTCGCGGCCCGCCGCGGACGATTTCCAGCCCGACGTCCCCGAAACCCCCTCCGCACCCGCCGACCGGTCGGCCACCGCGGAGATGCCCACGTCCGGCCGTCCGCCCGCGGACTACGGCGGCGATCCCACCCGGGAATCGCTGCCCTTCGACGCGCCGCGCGAACCGGCCATCGAGGCAGCCACCTCCGACGAGGACGTCCACCTCATCCCCGGCGCGACGATCAGCGGCGGCCGCTACCGCCTGCTGGTGTTCCACGGCGGACCCCCCAACCTGCAGTTCTGGCAGGCTCTCGACACCGCGCTCGACCGTCAGGTCGCGTTGACCTTCGTCGACCCGGACGCCACTCTGCCGGACGAGCGGGTGCAGGACATCCTGGCGCGCACACTCAAGCTCAGCCGCCTCGACATGCCGGGGGTGGCCCGCGTCCTCGACGTCGCCAACACCGGATCCGGTGGGCTGATCGTCTCGGAGTGGATCCGCGGCGGGTCGCTGGCCGAGGTCGCCGAGACCGCACCCTCACCGATCGGCGGCGCCCGCGCGATCCAGTCGCTCGCCGCGGCCGCCGAGGCCGCGCACCGCGCCGGGGTGGCGTTGTCGATCGACCATCCCAGCCGCGTCCGGGTCAGCATCGAGGGCGACGTCGCCCTGGCGTTCCCGGCCACCATGCCCGACGCCACGCCGGAGGACGACATCCGCGGTATCGGCGCCGCGCTGTACGCATTGCTGGTCAACCGCTGGCCGCTGCCCGAGACCGGGGTGCCCAGCGGACTCGCCCCCGCCGACCGCGACCCGGCGGGCGACCCGCTCGAACCGCGGGCGGTGGACCGGGAGATCCCGTTCCAGATCTCGGCGGCGGCTGCGCACGCCGTACAACCCGACGGCGGCATCCGCAGCGCACCGACGCTGCTGAACCTCCTGCAGCAGGCCACCGCCGTGGCCGACCGCACCGACCTGATCTCACCGGTCGACCGGCCCGACGGCGGCACCCCGTCGCGCTTCCGCGGCGAACCCGACGACGACCCGGAGGCGCAGGCCCGCCGCAAGCGCGGGTTGATGGTCGGCCTCACGGTCGGCGGCGTGATCGTCGTCGTCGCGCTCATCGTGCTGGCGACCGTGCTGAGCCGCATCTTCGGTGACGTCGGCGGCGGGTTCGACGGCGACGAACTCGGCCTCAACGCCCCGACCACCTCCGAAGAGGCCGAGGGCGGGTCGACGGCGCCGGGCAACGTGGTGCGTCCGGTGCGGGCGACGGTGTTCTCCCCCGCCGGCGGCGCCGACTCCCCGGATCAGGCCGGCAACGCCATCGACGGGAACTCGACGACGGTGTGGCCCACCGACATCTACTCCGATCCGAACCCGTTCCCGAACTTCAAGAACGGCGTGGGGCTGATGCTCGAGCTGCCGCAGCCCACCACGATCAGTTCGGTGGACGTCAACGTCTCCTCGACCGGCACCTCGGTGCAGATCCGGTCGGCGCAGTCGGCCGAACCGTCGTCGCTCGAGAGCACCACCGAGATGACCCCGTCGACGCCGTTGAGCACCGGCAACAACACCATCGAGGTCAGCGACGCCTCCCCCACCTCGTTCGTGCTGGTGTGGATCGACAAACTCGGCACCGTCAACGGTGAGAGCCGCACCGACATCTCCGAGATCACGCTCAAGGGCACCTCGTAG
- a CDS encoding CCA tRNA nucleotidyltransferase has translation MPHDPDDAEDDTALLARAAVALNRDGEVLRDIGAVFAEAGHTLYLVGGSVRDALLGRLGTDLDFTTDARPEQMQAFLRPWADALWDTGIEFGTVGVGKAGHRMEITTFRADSYDQVSRNPAVRYGDRLEDDLVRRDFTVNAMAVAITAAGPGEFHDPLGGLAALRAKVLDTPSAPEVSFGDDPLRMLRAARFASQLGFGVAPRVRTAMTEMAPQLARITVERVAAELDKLLLGADPVTGIDLMVQTGLGDVVLPEVGGMRLAIDEHHQHKDVYWHSLTVLRQAIDLEDGPDLVLRWAALLHDIGKPATRRHEPDGGVSFHHHEVVGAKMARKRMRALKYSKQMVDDVSQLVFLHLRFHGYGDAKGPGKWTDSAVRRYVTDAGPLLDRLHKLVRADCTTRNKRRAARLQANYDDLERRIAELAAKEDLQRVRPDLDGNEIMRLLDIPAGPQVGEAWRHLKELRLERGPLSHDEAVDELLKWWNAEPRRDV, from the coding sequence GTGCCGCACGACCCAGACGACGCCGAAGACGACACCGCGCTGCTGGCCCGTGCCGCGGTGGCGCTCAATCGTGACGGCGAGGTTCTGCGCGATATCGGCGCGGTGTTCGCTGAAGCCGGTCACACCTTGTATCTGGTCGGTGGCAGTGTGCGCGATGCGCTGCTCGGCAGGCTGGGCACCGACCTCGACTTCACCACCGACGCGCGCCCGGAGCAGATGCAGGCGTTCCTGAGGCCATGGGCCGACGCGCTGTGGGATACCGGCATCGAATTCGGCACCGTCGGGGTCGGCAAGGCCGGCCACCGCATGGAGATCACGACCTTCCGCGCCGACAGCTACGACCAGGTGTCGCGCAATCCCGCGGTCCGGTACGGCGACCGGCTCGAAGACGATCTGGTGCGCCGCGACTTCACGGTCAACGCCATGGCGGTGGCGATCACCGCCGCCGGTCCGGGCGAATTCCACGACCCGCTGGGCGGTTTGGCCGCACTGCGGGCGAAGGTGCTCGACACCCCGTCGGCGCCCGAGGTGTCGTTCGGCGACGATCCGCTGCGGATGTTGCGCGCCGCGCGCTTCGCCTCACAGCTCGGGTTCGGCGTCGCACCGCGCGTGCGGACCGCGATGACGGAGATGGCGCCGCAGCTGGCCCGCATCACCGTCGAGCGCGTCGCCGCGGAGCTGGACAAGCTGCTGCTCGGCGCCGATCCGGTGACGGGTATCGACCTGATGGTGCAGACCGGGCTCGGCGACGTGGTGCTGCCCGAGGTCGGCGGGATGCGGCTGGCCATCGACGAACACCATCAGCACAAGGACGTCTACTGGCATTCGCTGACGGTGTTGCGTCAGGCCATCGATCTCGAGGACGGTCCCGATCTGGTGTTGCGCTGGGCGGCGCTGCTGCACGACATCGGGAAGCCGGCGACGCGGCGCCACGAACCCGACGGCGGGGTGAGCTTCCACCACCACGAGGTCGTGGGCGCGAAGATGGCCCGCAAGCGGATGCGGGCGCTCAAGTACTCCAAGCAGATGGTCGACGACGTGTCGCAGCTGGTGTTCCTGCACCTGCGCTTCCACGGATACGGCGATGCGAAGGGGCCAGGCAAGTGGACCGATTCGGCGGTGCGCCGCTACGTCACCGACGCCGGTCCGCTGCTGGACCGGCTGCACAAGCTCGTCCGCGCCGACTGCACGACCCGTAACAAGCGCCGCGCCGCCCGGCTGCAGGCCAACTACGACGACCTCGAGCGCCGCATCGCCGAGTTGGCCGCGAAGGAGGATCTGCAGCGGGTGCGGCCCGACCTCGACGGCAACGAGATCATGCGGCTCCTCGACATCCCGGCCGGCCCGCAGGTGGGGGAGGCGTGGCGCCATCTGAAGGAGTTGCGGCTCGAACGCGGTCCGCTCTCCCACGACGAGGCGGTCGACGAACTGCTGAAGTGGTGGAACGCCGAACCCCGTCGGGACGTCTGA
- a CDS encoding serine/threonine-protein kinase translates to MTGPELLAGRYELREVLGLGGMAEVRDGWDTRLDRAVAIKLLHPAMRAQPDVRSRFEAEARSAAALTHPNIVAVHDYGEDDGTPFIVMERLPGRTLGDVIAAGPMSPAQVRSMLGEVLAALEVAHAAGVLHRDIKPGNILLSADANTLKVADFGIAKTGGAAYTMTGQIIGTLAYMSPERVSGAPASVADDLYAVGVMAHEALLGRRAFPQDNPAAVARAIMDDPPPPVTAFRTDVDPILAGVIERAMTPDPPQRFGSATQMRAALAGDQHALFDGTAPVSPPPRPATRVLAAPLPPTSAGPVPRGRPRRTRALAGAGAVLAAFAIAAVALAMDPFSSAPAQEPVSTSTTLPPPPPSTTPPPPPSSVAPVVEQPQAPVVENKKPKGNGNGNGKGNGNGKGNGKGN, encoded by the coding sequence ATGACCGGCCCCGAATTGCTCGCCGGCCGCTACGAACTCCGCGAGGTGCTCGGCCTCGGTGGAATGGCAGAGGTCCGCGACGGATGGGATACCCGCCTCGATCGTGCGGTCGCGATCAAACTGCTGCATCCGGCGATGCGGGCCCAACCGGACGTCCGCAGCCGCTTCGAGGCCGAAGCCCGTTCGGCGGCCGCCCTCACCCACCCGAACATCGTCGCGGTCCACGACTACGGCGAGGACGACGGCACGCCGTTCATCGTCATGGAGCGGCTGCCGGGCCGCACCCTCGGCGACGTCATCGCCGCGGGACCGATGTCACCGGCCCAGGTGCGCTCGATGCTCGGCGAGGTGCTCGCCGCCCTCGAGGTCGCCCACGCGGCGGGTGTGCTGCATCGCGACATCAAACCGGGGAACATCCTGCTCTCGGCCGATGCGAACACCCTCAAGGTCGCCGACTTCGGGATCGCCAAGACCGGCGGCGCCGCCTACACCATGACCGGTCAGATCATCGGGACGCTGGCCTACATGAGCCCCGAGCGGGTCAGTGGGGCACCGGCCTCGGTCGCCGACGATCTCTACGCCGTCGGGGTGATGGCGCATGAGGCGCTGTTGGGTAGACGTGCGTTCCCGCAGGACAACCCCGCGGCGGTGGCGCGCGCGATCATGGACGACCCACCACCCCCGGTGACCGCGTTCCGCACCGACGTCGACCCGATCCTCGCCGGGGTGATCGAGCGGGCGATGACCCCTGATCCGCCGCAGCGGTTCGGCAGCGCGACCCAGATGCGCGCCGCGCTGGCCGGTGACCAGCACGCGCTGTTCGACGGTACGGCGCCGGTCTCCCCGCCACCGCGTCCTGCGACACGGGTGCTCGCCGCTCCGCTGCCGCCGACGTCGGCCGGTCCGGTGCCCCGGGGCCGGCCGCGGCGCACCCGCGCGCTGGCAGGCGCCGGCGCGGTGCTGGCGGCCTTCGCCATCGCCGCCGTCGCGCTGGCGATGGACCCGTTCTCGTCGGCGCCCGCTCAGGAACCGGTGAGCACCAGCACCACCCTGCCGCCCCCGCCGCCGTCGACGACCCCGCCCCCGCCGCCGTCGTCGGTCGCGCCGGTCGTCGAACAGCCTCAGGCTCCGGTCGTCGAGAACAAGAAGCCGAAGGGCAACGGCAACGGCAACGGCAAGGGCAACGGCAACGGCAAGGGCAACGGCAAGGGGAACTAG